One genomic region from Vannielia litorea encodes:
- a CDS encoding response regulator, translated as MDDDDDIRAITQIALSVVGGLDVLQCASGEEALEVAEGYRPDLLLLDVMMPDMSGEETLAKLRLLSGLEATPVVFMTAKTHSDDVDHLMELGTKKVISKPFDPLSLANEVVDVWKDSQRSA; from the coding sequence GTGGACGATGACGACGACATCAGGGCGATCACCCAGATCGCGCTGTCGGTGGTCGGCGGACTCGACGTTTTGCAATGCGCGAGCGGCGAGGAGGCTCTGGAGGTTGCCGAGGGTTATCGGCCGGACCTGCTGTTACTGGACGTGATGATGCCGGACATGAGCGGCGAGGAAACGCTTGCGAAGCTCCGGCTCTTGTCAGGCCTGGAGGCCACGCCGGTCGTCTTCATGACGGCGAAGACCCATTCGGACGACGTGGATCATCTGATGGAGCTGGGCACGAAAAAGGTCATCTCCAAGCCGTTTGACCCGCTGTCGCTGGCCAATGAGGTCGTCGATGTGTGGAAGGACAGCCAGAGAAGCGCCTGA
- a CDS encoding sensor histidine kinase, translating to MNRLVPELGKRWNVVRAEQMKDYAEVGRKLVWQRQMIFAAALGLAGYYYSIALAVTTGILIALSEIYDFMVFRRVLAWNGRDAVVAKSLLSQLYFGTALSASVIVFYSIAIAQAQGPGAHFMSLFFLFAAALFAAMNNHHVLPILILRLGLYAATFIFIPVYDIWVTSAPVTSELWAQLFTSLFVLYFVIDCSRVYLSFYRGSLDQVDALTVENQKAQQAYKAKSEFISTMSHELRTPLTSIKGSIDLAHAGHLGPIGDQAQQVMGIAKRNCSRLIELIDEILDIQKIEAGRMPFRMKPFDLRELVEQSVDSNGPYAARLGVRLDCSHDDRPVPVVGDAARIEQVLTNIVSNAAKFSPEGSTVHVVVETEGEIARVSVTDQGPGLTDQDRERVFDKFSQVDSSDTRKIGGTGLGMNISKQIMQAHDGRIDYQNNPGKGATFYFEMNLDLSGAASLNAESGESAEVPQAPASAVSNLAV from the coding sequence ATGAACCGACTGGTTCCCGAGCTTGGCAAACGATGGAACGTCGTGCGGGCCGAGCAGATGAAGGATTATGCTGAGGTCGGGCGAAAGCTCGTCTGGCAGCGTCAAATGATCTTCGCGGCGGCTCTCGGGCTTGCGGGTTACTACTACAGCATCGCTCTCGCGGTCACGACGGGCATCCTGATCGCCCTGTCTGAAATCTACGACTTCATGGTGTTCCGGCGCGTCCTTGCATGGAACGGGCGCGATGCCGTGGTCGCCAAGAGCCTGCTGAGCCAGCTCTACTTCGGCACCGCGCTGAGCGCTTCGGTCATCGTGTTCTACTCGATCGCCATCGCCCAGGCGCAGGGGCCGGGGGCGCACTTCATGTCGCTGTTCTTCCTGTTCGCAGCGGCCCTCTTCGCGGCAATGAACAACCACCATGTGCTGCCAATCCTCATCCTCCGCCTCGGGCTCTACGCCGCCACCTTCATCTTCATTCCGGTCTACGACATCTGGGTCACCTCTGCGCCGGTCACATCGGAGCTTTGGGCGCAGCTCTTCACCAGCCTCTTCGTGCTCTACTTCGTGATCGACTGCTCCCGGGTCTACCTGTCGTTCTACCGCGGCAGCCTCGATCAGGTGGATGCGCTGACGGTCGAGAACCAGAAGGCGCAGCAGGCCTACAAGGCCAAGAGCGAGTTCATCTCGACCATGAGCCACGAATTGCGCACGCCGCTCACCTCGATCAAGGGCTCCATCGACCTCGCCCATGCAGGCCATCTCGGCCCGATCGGCGATCAGGCCCAGCAGGTCATGGGGATCGCCAAGCGCAATTGCAGCCGCCTGATCGAACTCATCGATGAGATTCTGGATATTCAGAAGATCGAAGCCGGGCGCATGCCCTTCCGGATGAAGCCCTTCGACCTGCGAGAGTTGGTTGAGCAATCGGTCGATTCCAACGGGCCCTATGCCGCCCGTCTTGGGGTGCGGCTCGACTGTAGCCACGACGACAGGCCTGTGCCCGTCGTCGGCGATGCGGCGCGGATCGAGCAGGTTCTGACCAACATAGTGTCCAACGCCGCCAAGTTCAGCCCCGAGGGTAGCACCGTGCATGTCGTGGTGGAGACCGAGGGCGAAATCGCCCGCGTCTCGGTCACCGATCAGGGGCCGGGCCTTACCGACCAAGACCGAGAGCGCGTCTTCGACAAGTTCAGCCAGGTCGATTCGTCCGACACCCGCAAGATCGGCGGCACCGGGCTGGGCATGAACATCTCCAAGCAGATCATGCAGGCTCATGACGGGCGCATAGATTATCAGAACAACCCCGGAAAGGGGGCCACGTTCTACTTTGAGATGAACCTCGACCTGTCCGGCGCAGCCAGCCTCAACGCCGAATCGGGCGAGAGCGCAGAGGTGCCGCAGGCCCCTGCATCTGCCGTTTCCAACCTCGCCGTTTGA
- a CDS encoding acyl-homoserine-lactone synthase — MSLETMHLHGDLMVKYLQARRQVFIVSKGWRLSETRGMEFDQYDTPEARWIAVHQDGEVLAGIRIAPTTARCGLHSYMIRDAQLGLLQGLPLDPLFAEAPVSDTIWEATRLFLLDTVPAERRAEVQRVLMLKMAAAARDEGADSVIGIVPAVFQRWLKRIGMDAVPVGPRFELDGDRSQAAMFNVSNATAPQI, encoded by the coding sequence ATGTCTTTGGAGACCATGCACCTGCATGGGGACCTGATGGTCAAATACCTTCAGGCCCGGCGGCAGGTGTTTATCGTCTCGAAAGGCTGGCGCCTCTCGGAGACGCGGGGCATGGAGTTTGACCAGTATGACACGCCCGAGGCCCGGTGGATCGCCGTTCATCAGGACGGCGAGGTGCTGGCCGGCATCCGGATCGCGCCCACCACAGCCCGCTGCGGGCTTCATTCCTACATGATCAGAGACGCGCAGCTCGGCCTGTTGCAGGGCTTGCCGCTCGATCCGCTCTTTGCCGAAGCGCCGGTCTCCGACACGATCTGGGAGGCCACGCGGCTGTTCCTGCTCGATACCGTGCCCGCCGAGCGACGCGCCGAGGTTCAGCGCGTGCTGATGCTCAAGATGGCCGCCGCCGCGCGCGATGAGGGCGCGGACAGCGTGATCGGGATCGTGCCTGCGGTGTTTCAACGCTGGCTGAAGAGAATCGGGATGGACGCGGTGCCGGTTGGCCCTCGGTTCGAGCTGGACGGCGACCGCTCTCAGGCGGCAATGTTCAACGTCAGCAATGCCACAGCGCCGCAAATCTGA
- a CDS encoding helix-turn-helix domain-containing protein, whose amino-acid sequence MEKMIPDRLTTLGHPQRLALFRLLMRRYPDSLPAGEIAAALGLKASTLSAYLSALQSVGLISQTRAGTSLLYAINMAGVRQTFEYLLLDCCRGRPELCAIFPDLLTEGHAPMTDRTYNVLFICTGNSARSVFAETLLRSIGGDRFNAYSAGTRPSSELNPFAVRLLEDKGHDISHLRAKNVSEFTGAEAPHLDFVFTVCNQAANEECPAWEGQPISGHWGMEDPVKVEGTDAQKSLAFQQAYGALKHRITAFTALPLGTLDRIALQSAVDDIGRTQSEAPA is encoded by the coding sequence ATGGAAAAAATGATTCCCGACCGTCTAACCACCTTGGGCCACCCGCAGCGGCTGGCGCTCTTCCGGCTGTTGATGCGCCGCTACCCCGACAGCCTGCCTGCCGGGGAGATCGCGGCGGCGCTGGGGCTGAAGGCCAGCACGCTCAGCGCCTATCTTTCGGCGCTCCAATCCGTGGGCCTCATCTCGCAGACGCGGGCGGGCACATCGCTGCTCTACGCGATCAACATGGCAGGCGTGCGACAGACCTTCGAATACCTGTTGCTCGACTGCTGCCGGGGCCGCCCGGAGCTTTGCGCCATCTTCCCCGACCTCCTCACCGAAGGACATGCTCCCATGACCGACCGCACCTACAACGTGCTTTTCATCTGCACCGGAAATTCTGCCCGCTCGGTTTTTGCCGAAACGCTGCTGCGTTCTATCGGCGGCGATCGGTTCAACGCCTATTCTGCCGGCACCCGGCCCAGCTCTGAGCTGAACCCCTTTGCGGTGCGGCTGCTGGAGGACAAGGGGCATGACATTTCGCATCTGCGGGCCAAGAACGTGAGCGAATTCACCGGCGCGGAGGCTCCGCACCTCGATTTCGTTTTCACCGTTTGCAATCAGGCCGCCAACGAGGAATGCCCGGCCTGGGAGGGCCAGCCGATCAGCGGGCATTGGGGCATGGAAGACCCGGTGAAGGTGGAAGGCACGGACGCGCAGAAGAGCCTCGCCTTTCAGCAGGCCTACGGCGCGCTGAAGCACCGGATCACCGCCTTCACCGCCCTGCCGCTCGGAACGCTGGACCGGATCGCGCTGCAATCTGCCGTGGATGACATCGGCCGCACCCAATCGGAGGCCCCGGCATGA
- a CDS encoding ATP-binding protein — protein MLKQVDSAPEGDLPADARHDHALRQLFYLSLDPDLAFSKKVSELLALGCEALQLPLGIVSRIEDANYRIDHVEGEDWAPAAGTEFDLAETYCTHTLAADAVRYFHHAGQSEIAEHPCYTSFGLESYIGVPLRVGHERVGTLNFSGPDARTPFSDKEKDLVDLFGRWLGQEWLKEKRTQELAEKTMVLNAIIETVPDAIIAVDENRRLTLVNRATEATFGFTKGEMIGQTTSMFFADQDSFDRQGEDIYKKVRESGDGRIELEVKRRNGELFPGELFMAPLRQPGGQRLGLLGVLRDITHRKALDKARAELISTVSHELRQPITAAHAAVKLLNAERQRLSPPLQPTLDIADRNLDQVASLVGDLLDFERLSAGRVPSDMRPVDLEPLLASAIEDLGPFARQHGVELKLDAEGPEPGQVVGDKIRLLQVLTNLVSNAVKASEAGASVVLGTSATRPGFWVRDHGRGIPEELRPRLFERFSRAPESYSNGHSGTGLGLGIAKAIVESHGASLDFETATGKGTTFRVQF, from the coding sequence GTGCTAAAACAAGTCGATAGCGCGCCCGAGGGCGATCTGCCTGCGGATGCGAGGCATGATCATGCCCTCCGCCAGTTGTTCTACCTTTCGCTGGACCCTGACCTCGCCTTCTCCAAGAAGGTGTCGGAGCTGCTCGCGCTGGGGTGCGAGGCCCTGCAGCTCCCGCTCGGCATCGTCAGCCGGATCGAAGATGCCAACTACCGGATCGACCACGTCGAGGGCGAAGATTGGGCGCCCGCCGCCGGCACGGAGTTCGATCTGGCAGAGACCTACTGCACGCACACCCTCGCGGCCGATGCCGTGCGCTACTTTCACCACGCCGGTCAGTCTGAAATCGCCGAGCATCCCTGCTACACCTCCTTCGGTCTCGAAAGCTACATCGGCGTACCGCTCCGTGTCGGCCACGAGCGCGTCGGCACGCTCAACTTCTCCGGCCCTGATGCCAGAACGCCCTTTTCCGACAAAGAGAAAGACCTCGTCGACCTCTTCGGCCGCTGGCTCGGGCAGGAATGGCTCAAGGAGAAGCGGACGCAAGAGCTGGCCGAAAAGACGATGGTGCTCAACGCCATCATCGAAACCGTGCCGGACGCGATCATCGCCGTCGATGAAAACCGCCGCCTGACGCTTGTGAACCGCGCAACTGAGGCGACCTTTGGCTTCACCAAGGGCGAAATGATCGGACAGACCACCTCGATGTTCTTCGCCGATCAGGACTCTTTCGACCGGCAGGGCGAGGACATCTACAAGAAGGTCAGAGAGTCAGGCGACGGCCGGATCGAACTGGAGGTGAAGCGCCGGAATGGCGAGTTGTTCCCCGGTGAGCTCTTCATGGCCCCGCTCCGTCAGCCCGGCGGGCAGCGACTTGGGCTTCTGGGTGTTCTGAGAGACATCACCCACCGCAAGGCGCTCGACAAAGCCCGCGCAGAGCTGATCTCGACCGTATCGCACGAATTGCGCCAGCCGATCACCGCAGCCCACGCCGCGGTAAAGCTGCTCAACGCCGAACGGCAAAGGCTCTCTCCCCCGCTTCAGCCGACCCTCGACATCGCCGACCGCAATCTCGATCAGGTCGCCAGCCTCGTGGGCGATCTGCTCGACTTCGAGCGCCTCTCTGCTGGCCGGGTGCCATCAGATATGCGGCCCGTCGATCTGGAGCCTTTGCTTGCCAGCGCCATCGAAGATCTCGGCCCCTTTGCCCGCCAGCACGGTGTCGAGTTGAAGCTCGACGCCGAAGGCCCCGAACCGGGCCAGGTCGTCGGCGACAAGATCCGCCTGCTTCAGGTTCTGACCAACCTCGTCTCCAACGCCGTCAAAGCCTCGGAGGCGGGTGCGTCCGTGGTGCTGGGCACCAGCGCCACACGGCCTGGGTTCTGGGTCAGGGATCATGGCCGGGGCATCCCCGAGGAGCTTCGCCCAAGGCTCTTCGAGCGGTTCTCCCGCGCGCCCGAGAGCTATTCCAACGGCCATTCCGGCACCGGCCTCGGCCTCGGCATCGCCAAGGCCATCGTCGAGAGCCACGGCGCCAGCCTCGACTTCGAGACAGCCACCGGCAAGGGCACGACCTTCCGGGTTCAGTTCTGA
- a CDS encoding two-component system response regulator, translating to MKVLAVDDDPIFRAAFEAVLRHHDIADLDMAASGQEALRLVSTQTVPFDCIFVDIQMPEMNGIELAGILRAMDPEGRTQIVMVTGLSDRQYIDQAFMAGAVDYITKPLDALEFKARLSSIQRVHESRLRANAVQEQLAAATNLQHQIDYEDALTPPDVKGLISYMALRNYLKAIGRPRYALSQRIGICVENAANIFVRTNDEDFLDIMADVGEVIVETLKSQNLMVAYAGSGEFIAVSSAIYLASPEQLESQISTALEAYQEAYLIDAVPIVRVGKAMRGSIFARRSIDEGIDEALLSARARPTMHGYSRARSA from the coding sequence ATGAAAGTCCTCGCAGTTGACGACGATCCAATTTTCAGAGCGGCATTCGAGGCCGTTCTCCGCCACCACGATATCGCCGATCTTGATATGGCCGCTTCCGGGCAGGAGGCACTGCGGCTCGTCAGCACGCAGACCGTTCCGTTCGACTGCATCTTCGTCGATATCCAGATGCCCGAGATGAACGGGATCGAGCTCGCGGGCATCCTGCGGGCGATGGACCCGGAGGGGCGCACCCAGATCGTCATGGTCACCGGCCTGTCGGACCGGCAATACATCGACCAGGCCTTCATGGCCGGCGCGGTCGATTACATCACCAAGCCGCTCGATGCGCTCGAGTTCAAGGCGCGGCTGTCGTCGATCCAGCGGGTTCACGAGAGCCGCCTGCGCGCGAATGCCGTGCAAGAGCAACTCGCCGCCGCTACCAACCTGCAGCACCAGATCGACTATGAAGATGCCCTCACGCCGCCCGACGTGAAGGGCCTGATCTCCTACATGGCGCTCCGCAACTACCTCAAGGCCATCGGCCGTCCGCGTTATGCCCTGAGCCAGCGCATCGGTATTTGCGTCGAGAACGCCGCCAACATCTTCGTGCGCACCAATGATGAAGACTTCCTCGATATCATGGCCGACGTGGGCGAAGTCATCGTCGAGACCCTGAAGTCGCAAAACCTCATGGTCGCCTACGCAGGCAGCGGCGAGTTCATCGCCGTCTCCTCCGCGATCTACCTCGCCTCTCCCGAACAGCTGGAAAGCCAGATCAGCACCGCGCTCGAGGCCTATCAGGAGGCCTACCTGATCGACGCCGTGCCAATCGTCCGTGTCGGCAAGGCGATGCGCGGCTCGATCTTCGCCCGCCGTTCGATTGACGAGGGGATCGACGAGGCCTTGCTCTCTGCGCGCGCCCGGCCGACCATGCACGGGTATTCCAGAGCGAGATCTGCCTGA
- a CDS encoding GntR family transcriptional regulator produces MDETDDLPQPGSQGETTYQRLLDEVRAGRLNPGDRLRETELAERLGVSRTPVREAIRQLEADGIVTHLPRRGAAIRTLGYAEVMELYEMRTVLEGTAARLAARAASDIEIEELIDMNRALQKLGPGPEAFVLNRQFHAALLDAAKNRFLARSIAGLHKSLMILGPTTLTEPARATEAVKEHEEVLEALQARDGIRAEVAMRAHIEMAQRVRVRALRARPPVEGEGL; encoded by the coding sequence ATGGACGAAACCGACGATCTTCCGCAGCCTGGCTCGCAGGGCGAAACCACCTATCAGCGCCTGCTCGACGAGGTCCGCGCCGGACGTTTGAACCCCGGCGACCGCTTGCGCGAGACCGAGCTTGCCGAGCGGCTGGGGGTCTCGCGGACGCCGGTGCGCGAGGCGATCCGGCAGCTGGAGGCCGATGGCATCGTGACCCATCTGCCGCGCCGGGGTGCCGCGATCCGCACGCTGGGCTATGCCGAGGTGATGGAGCTTTACGAGATGCGCACGGTGCTGGAGGGCACGGCGGCGCGACTGGCGGCGCGCGCGGCCTCGGACATAGAGATCGAGGAGCTTATCGACATGAACCGCGCGTTGCAAAAGCTCGGCCCCGGACCGGAGGCTTTTGTGCTGAACCGCCAGTTCCATGCCGCCCTGCTCGATGCTGCGAAGAACCGCTTTCTGGCCCGCTCTATTGCCGGGCTGCACAAGTCGCTAATGATCCTCGGCCCGACCACGCTCACCGAGCCTGCCCGTGCCACGGAGGCGGTGAAGGAACATGAAGAGGTGCTGGAGGCGCTTCAGGCGCGGGATGGAATCCGGGCCGAGGTCGCCATGCGTGCCCATATCGAAATGGCCCAACGCGTGCGCGTTCGCGCCCTGCGCGCCCGCCCGCCGGTGGAGGGCGAGGGGCTATAG
- a CDS encoding Hpt domain-containing protein, with amino-acid sequence MDGFSNNASQRDEPAKAFAAMLAPVRSAFLASLPDHIAAFEEFCELERDEDRLELAGGLARRAHRIFGVAETLSFPKLGRSALDLEIKLGARTEIGALDGLVTNFVSEMRQALHA; translated from the coding sequence ATGGACGGTTTCAGCAACAACGCCTCGCAGCGAGACGAGCCAGCAAAGGCCTTTGCCGCCATGCTGGCCCCTGTGCGCTCCGCCTTCCTTGCCTCCCTTCCCGATCACATCGCCGCCTTCGAAGAGTTCTGCGAGCTTGAGCGCGACGAAGACCGGCTCGAGCTGGCAGGCGGCCTTGCGCGCCGGGCGCACCGCATCTTCGGTGTCGCCGAGACCCTCAGCTTCCCGAAGCTTGGCCGCAGCGCCCTCGACCTCGAAATCAAACTCGGCGCCCGCACCGAAATCGGCGCGCTCGATGGGCTTGTGACCAACTTCGTCTCGGAGATGCGCCAAGCCCTCCACGCCTGA
- a CDS encoding ArsJ-associated glyceraldehyde-3-phosphate dehydrogenase encodes MTTYALNGLGRIGKLALKPLLAQGAKIAWINDAVGDAAMHAHLLEFDTVHGRWDAAFESDAESVTIDGMRLPFIGTRDLGALPLEGVDVVIDCTGVFKSEDALAPYFAAGVKKVVVSAPVKDGPTANIVMGVNEGSYDTAAHSIVTAASCTTNCLAPVVKVIHEGLGIKHGSITTIHDVTNTQTIVDRPAKDLRRARSALNSLIPTTTGSATAITLIYPELKGRLNGHAVRVPLLNASLTDCVFEVERETTVEEVNEMFRVASEGPLKGILGYETRPLVSTDYTNDQRSSIVDAPSTMVVNGTQVKVYAWYDNEMGYAHRLVDVAMMVGASL; translated from the coding sequence ATGACCACCTACGCGCTCAACGGCCTTGGCCGGATCGGAAAGCTCGCCCTGAAGCCGCTGCTGGCGCAGGGCGCAAAGATAGCCTGGATCAACGACGCGGTGGGCGATGCGGCGATGCATGCCCACCTGCTGGAGTTCGACACGGTGCATGGGCGCTGGGATGCGGCGTTTGAAAGCGACGCTGAGAGCGTGACGATTGATGGTATGCGGCTGCCGTTCATCGGCACGCGCGACCTCGGCGCGCTGCCGCTGGAGGGGGTCGACGTGGTGATCGATTGCACTGGGGTGTTCAAGAGCGAGGACGCGCTGGCGCCCTATTTCGCGGCGGGTGTGAAGAAGGTGGTGGTCTCGGCTCCGGTGAAGGACGGGCCGACGGCGAATATCGTGATGGGGGTGAATGAGGGCAGCTATGACACGGCGGCGCATTCCATCGTCACCGCCGCCTCCTGCACCACCAATTGCCTCGCGCCGGTGGTGAAGGTGATCCACGAGGGGCTGGGCATCAAGCATGGTTCGATCACCACGATCCATGACGTGACCAACACGCAAACCATCGTGGACCGCCCGGCGAAGGACCTGCGGCGGGCGCGGTCGGCGCTGAACTCGCTGATCCCCACCACCACCGGCAGCGCTACGGCGATCACGCTGATCTACCCCGAACTGAAGGGCCGGTTGAACGGCCATGCGGTTCGGGTGCCGCTGCTGAACGCCTCGCTGACCGATTGCGTCTTCGAGGTGGAGCGGGAGACCACCGTGGAGGAGGTCAACGAGATGTTCCGGGTCGCATCGGAGGGGCCGTTGAAAGGCATTCTGGGCTATGAAACGCGCCCGCTGGTCTCGACCGATTACACCAATGACCAGAGGTCCAGCATCGTCGATGCGCCCTCGACCATGGTGGTGAACGGGACGCAGGTGAAGGTTTATGCGTGGTACGACAACGAGATGGGCTATGCGCACCGGCTGGTGGATGTGGCGATGATGGTGGGAGCCTCCTTGTGA
- a CDS encoding PleD family two-component system response regulator, whose amino-acid sequence MQILAVDDDKTFLQLLQSVLAAAGYDALETALSAPEAKERIDEAESAFDCVLLDIDMPGIDGIELCRQIRAVAGYEITPILMLTAKLDDASIEGAFEAGATDYVTKPLRGLELGARIRTARLLTEQMRISVGLERSAAQLASRLGASARRPLEEAFVVEDVPTCLSEKDLERVLSLLPGNLFAIETFALRIEGIESLYEEADAVSYDALIKDVVQSVSRKLAPSQHFIAHAGDGVFGCVVVGRGRQDLNRNLYEPFFWNVETPALGDGPRVVQLSMTRVGRPKVESGKTCVDTLRTAIATASEDRLVLRLKALPDLSKPRPGHIVPKRPRLGARRRPRPVASQAS is encoded by the coding sequence TTGCAGATCCTCGCAGTCGATGACGACAAAACCTTCCTGCAGCTTCTGCAGTCTGTTCTGGCGGCTGCGGGCTATGACGCGCTGGAAACCGCGCTCTCTGCGCCGGAGGCCAAGGAGCGCATCGATGAGGCCGAGAGCGCCTTCGATTGCGTGCTGCTCGACATCGACATGCCGGGCATCGACGGGATCGAACTCTGCCGCCAGATTCGCGCGGTGGCGGGCTATGAGATCACCCCGATTCTGATGCTGACCGCCAAGCTTGACGACGCTTCCATCGAAGGCGCCTTCGAGGCGGGCGCCACGGATTACGTGACCAAACCGCTGCGGGGGCTGGAGCTTGGCGCCCGAATCCGCACGGCCCGGCTTTTGACGGAGCAAATGCGGATCTCGGTGGGTCTCGAACGGTCGGCAGCCCAGCTTGCCTCCCGCCTTGGCGCCTCCGCCCGCAGGCCGTTGGAAGAGGCCTTCGTGGTGGAGGATGTGCCGACCTGTCTTTCAGAGAAGGACCTCGAGCGGGTTCTGTCGCTCCTGCCGGGCAACCTCTTTGCGATCGAAACCTTTGCGCTGCGGATCGAGGGCATCGAGAGCCTCTATGAAGAGGCCGACGCTGTGAGCTACGACGCCCTGATAAAGGACGTTGTGCAGAGTGTGTCACGCAAGCTTGCGCCGAGCCAGCACTTCATCGCCCACGCCGGAGACGGCGTTTTTGGCTGTGTGGTGGTGGGGCGCGGCCGGCAGGACCTCAACCGCAATCTCTACGAGCCGTTCTTCTGGAACGTCGAAACACCGGCTCTGGGGGATGGTCCCCGCGTGGTGCAGCTTTCGATGACCCGCGTCGGCCGCCCGAAGGTCGAGAGCGGCAAGACTTGTGTCGATACCCTCAGAACGGCCATAGCCACGGCCAGCGAAGACAGGTTGGTGCTGCGGCTGAAGGCGCTGCCCGATCTGTCAAAGCCCCGGCCCGGCCATATCGTGCCCAAACGCCCCCGGCTGGGAGCGCGTCGGCGCCCGCGGCCTGTGGCCAGCCAAGCCTCATAA
- the arsJ gene encoding organoarsenical effux MFS transporter ArsJ codes for MLTDGALRMLVLLHFHTLGFSPVQLAYLFVLYEIAGMVTNLSAGWIAARFGLVSTLYAGLGLQVVALLALTLLDPGWAVGASVAFVMCVQGASGVAKDLAKMSSKSAVKLLAPAEKGGLFRWVAVLTGSKNAVKGLGFLLGSALLAIVGFTGAVLAMAVVLAAILAAIVVLMPSGLPTGRKGAKFSEVFSKSANVNWLSAARVFLFGARDVWFVVGIPIYFYAVLSDGTEAGNRAAFFMIGTFMALWVILYGAVQAAAPRLLRAASRDEADLVRAARSWAGALTLVPAALAAAVLAAPGPQLWLTGTLVAGLLAFGAIFAVNSSLHSYLILAFTKSERVTMDVGFYYMANAGGRLLGTVLSGLTYQIGGLALVLGTAAAMVALAALLSGRLDAEAVAA; via the coding sequence ATGCTTACGGATGGCGCGCTGCGGATGCTGGTGCTGCTGCACTTCCATACGCTGGGGTTTTCACCGGTTCAGCTGGCGTATTTGTTCGTGCTCTACGAGATCGCCGGGATGGTGACGAACCTCTCCGCCGGATGGATCGCGGCGCGCTTCGGGTTGGTGAGCACGCTGTACGCGGGCCTCGGATTGCAGGTGGTGGCACTGCTGGCGTTGACGCTGCTCGATCCGGGCTGGGCGGTTGGCGCCTCGGTCGCCTTCGTGATGTGCGTGCAGGGGGCGAGCGGGGTGGCGAAGGATTTGGCGAAGATGTCGTCCAAATCCGCCGTGAAGCTGCTAGCGCCAGCGGAGAAGGGCGGGCTTTTCAGGTGGGTGGCGGTGCTGACCGGCTCGAAGAACGCGGTGAAGGGCCTTGGCTTTCTGCTCGGCTCGGCGCTGCTGGCGATTGTCGGCTTCACCGGGGCGGTGTTGGCGATGGCCGTGGTTCTGGCGGCGATCTTGGCTGCGATCGTGGTGCTGATGCCGAGCGGGCTGCCGACGGGACGGAAGGGGGCGAAGTTCTCGGAGGTGTTCTCGAAGTCGGCCAACGTCAACTGGCTCTCCGCCGCGCGGGTGTTCCTGTTCGGCGCGCGGGACGTGTGGTTCGTGGTCGGCATTCCGATCTACTTCTATGCCGTGCTGTCTGACGGAACCGAGGCGGGCAACCGGGCCGCGTTCTTCATGATCGGGACGTTCATGGCGCTCTGGGTGATCCTCTATGGCGCGGTGCAGGCTGCCGCGCCGAGGCTGCTGCGCGCGGCCTCGCGGGATGAGGCGGATCTGGTGCGCGCGGCCCGCAGCTGGGCCGGGGCGCTGACCCTCGTGCCCGCCGCGCTGGCCGCCGCGGTGCTGGCCGCGCCCGGGCCGCAGCTGTGGCTGACGGGCACGCTGGTGGCCGGGCTGCTGGCGTTCGGGGCAATCTTTGCCGTCAACTCCTCGCTCCACAGCTACCTGATCCTCGCCTTCACCAAGTCGGAGCGGGTGACGATGGATGTGGGCTTCTACTACATGGCCAATGCGGGCGGACGGCTCTTAGGCACGGTGCTCTCGGGGCTGACCTACCAGATCGGCGGGCTGGCGCTCGTGCTCGGCACCGCCGCCGCAATGGTGGCACTGGCCGCGCTGCTCTCTGGCCGATTGGACGCGGAGGCGGTGGCGGCATGA